The Microcella flavibacter DNA segment TCAGCAGCGAGTGGAATCCGACCAGGATCGCTTCGATGACCCATTTGATGGGCCACAGGATGAAGCCGATGATGTCCATTGCGGGAGTTATCCGTTTCTCTCGAGAACCATGAAGCCGAACCGGCTGCGCCGGTAGGGCGAATGCTCGTGGGGCGGCACGTCGTCGATGCCGCCGGCAGCCCAGGGGTGGCAGCGCGCCAGGCGGCGGACGGTCATCCAGCCGCCCTTGACCACCCCGTGCTCCTGCACCGCCGTCAGCCCGTACGCCGAGCAGCTCGGGTAGTAGCGGCACACGTCGCCGTAGAGCGGGGAGATGATCGCCCGGTACACGCGCAGAACCGCGATGACGATGTTGCGGGGGAGCAGGCCGATGGCTCGCATGATCCTCATGCCGTCACCACCCGTCGTAGACCCGCGTCGATCTCGGCTCGCAGGGTATCCCAGTCGACCTCGCCGGCTCCTGGGAGGGCGCGGATGACGATGGTGTCGCCGGCCGGCACCGGGATGCCGTCGACGGCGGTCGCGCAGACCGCCTGCACCCGACGGCGCACCCGGTTGCGAACGACAGCGCTCCCGACCTGCTTCGACACGATGACCCCGAATCGGGGCGGGTCGGCAGATGGGGAGCGCAGTCGGTACAGCACGGCGTGGGGCTGGGCCGCTCGACGACCTCGGCGCACCGCGGTGCGGAAGTCGTCGGCCCGGGTGACCCGGTGGGCCCGGCCGAGCACGGAAGGAGGCTTAGGCCGAGAGCTCGGTGCGGCCCTTGCGACGACGGGCAGCGAGGATGCTGCGGCCGGCGCGGGTGCGCATGCGGAGGCGGAAGCCGTGCACCTTGGCGC contains these protein-coding regions:
- the yidD gene encoding membrane protein insertion efficiency factor YidD, which gives rise to MRIMRAIGLLPRNIVIAVLRVYRAIISPLYGDVCRYYPSCSAYGLTAVQEHGVVKGGWMTVRRLARCHPWAAGGIDDVPPHEHSPYRRSRFGFMVLERNG
- the rnpA gene encoding ribonuclease P protein component, with product MLGRAHRVTRADDFRTAVRRGRRAAQPHAVLYRLRSPSADPPRFGVIVSKQVGSAVVRNRVRRRVQAVCATAVDGIPVPAGDTIVIRALPGAGEVDWDTLRAEIDAGLRRVVTA
- the rpmH gene encoding 50S ribosomal protein L34, producing the protein MSKRTFQPNNRRRAKVHGFRLRMRTRAGRSILAARRRKGRTELSA